In Thermanaerovibrio velox DSM 12556, the genomic stretch GTCACCCTCACCCTGGATCTTGGGGCTCAGAGGCTGGCGGCGGAGCTGATGTCCGGCCAGAGGGGTGCTCTCATCGCCATGGACGTGAGGGATGGGAGCGTTAAGGTCCTTTTCTCGTCCCCCACGTTTGATCCGAATCCCCTTACCTGGGGCATATCCGCTAAGGAGTGGAGGGCCCTCATGACCGACAGGGACAGGCCCATGATGAACCGAGCGGTGAGCGGCACCTATCCCCCGGCGTCCACGTTCAAGGTTGTGACCGCCATCGCCGCTTTGGAGGAGGGGGTTATAAGCCGGTCCACCACGGTTTACTGCCCCGGCCACTTCACCTTGGGGAACAGGACCTTCAACTGTTGGAAGAAGAGCGGGCATGGCACTGAGGACCTTACCAGGGCTCTTCGGGACTCCTGTGACGTGTACTTCTACCAGGTGGGGGTGTGGCTTGGGATAGACCGGCTTCTGAAGTGGGCGTCCCTGCTGGGGGTGGGTTCCAGGACCGGCATAGACATAACCGGAGAGGCTTCAGGCAACCTGGCAGGGCCCAAGTGGAAGCGGGCCCGTTTCAAGGAGCCCTGGTACAAGGGGGACACGGTGAACTACTCCATAGGTCAGGGTTTTCTTCTGATGACCCCCATTCAGGTATTAAGGATCTATGCCGCCATAGCGAACGGGGGTTATCTGGTGACCCCTCATCTCAACTCCGAAGCCCCTCACGTGGAGAAGGACCTTAGGATACCGAAGTTCGGGATTGAGGCCATGAGGAGGGGGTTGGAAGAGGTGGTTAACAGCGGCACTGGGAAGAGGGCCGCCGCCTTTGGGGTGTCCGTGGCGGGGAAGACCGGTACTGCCCAGAACCCTCATGGTGATGATCACGCCTGGTTCGTGGGTTACGCTCCCAGGGAGAACCCGAGGTACGTGGCTGTAGCCATAGTGGAAGCCGGGGGGCATGGTTCATCCGCTGCGGCCCCATTGGTGGGGCAGGTTTTAGCCTATCTGGTGAAGAATGAAAATCCTTTAAGGGGGGCGTCTCCGTGATCCAACTTAAGGGCATGGGCGGTGGATTGCGCTGCATAATACCCGAGGGGCTTCCGGACAGTGACATCCCCTCAGCCCTCGATGATCTGGTATCCCAGGGGGAGCAGGTTCTCAAGGGGGCGGAGTTGGTGGTGGACTTTGAGGGCCGGAGGGTAGATGGAGACCTCTTGTGTCTTGTGATGAAGAGGTTGATATGGCCCCTGGGTATTAAGGTGGCCGCCTGGAGGTCCCTTCATGGTGAAAGCCTTGACCTCCTCAAGGGGGCTGGCCTTCCGGTCGAGGAGCCCCGTTTTAGCCTTCCGAACAGGCAGCCGCAGCCCGGGCAGCTCCCCGTCATGCGGCTCAGGAGGTCCCTCCGTTCCGGGCAGAAGGTGGAGCACCGGGGGGATGTGATAGTGGAGGGCAACGTTAACGACGGAGCAGAGGTGTTGGCGGAGGGGAGCGTGGTGGTCTTGGGTCGCCTGCAGGGATTGGTGCACGCGGGAACCGGGGGTGACGAGGAGGCGGCGGTGTACGCCAGGGTTTTCGAGGCCCCTCAGGTGAGGATAGGCTTCAAGGTGGGTTCCATGGACAGGAGTGATCCCTGGTGGGGCATGCCCGCGGTGGTTTCCCTGGAGGACGGTGCGGTTGTGGTATCCCAGTGGCCTCAGGTTTAGGGTCTGTTTAATCGTTGGAGAGTGCTCATCGCAGGGTTTTATGGATTTGCTTAGGGGGGATGAAGATTGGGCAAGGTCATAGTGGTTACCTCCGGCAAGGGGGGGGTTGGCAAGACCACGACCACCGCCAACCTGGCGGTGGCGTTGGCCAAGATGGGTCGCCGAGTGGTTGCCATTGACGGGGATATAGGGTTGCGAAACCTGGACCTTGTTATGGGGCTTGAGAACCGGATAGTCTACACCCTCGTGGATGTTGTGGAGGGATCTTGCAGGCTCAATCAGGCGATGGTCAAGGACAAGCGGGTGGACAACCTGTACATGATACCTGCCGCTCAGACCAGGACCAAGGACGCGGTGACCGCCGAGCAGATGGAGGGCCTTTGCGCCGAGCTTAGGGAGGACTTTGATTACGTCCTGGTGGACAGCCCGGCGGGGATAGAGGCGGGTTTTAGGAACGCCGCCCATGGGGCCGACGAGGCCTTGGTGGTGACGACCCCGGAGGTCTCGGCGGTGCGGGACGCGGACAGGATAATAGGCCTGTTGGAGTCCATGGGAAAGGCCCCCATCAGGTTGGTTATCAACCGGATAAGGCCTCACATGGTGAAGAAGAAGGACATGCTCAGCGTGGACGACGTCCTGGAGGTCTTGGCGGTGGACCTCATAGGGGTCGTGCCGGATGATGAGTCCGTGGTTACCTCCAGCAACCGGGGAGAGCCCCTCACCTTGGGAGAGAATTCCCCCGCCGCCATGGCGTTCCGGGACCTTGCCATGCGGTTGGAGGGCCAGCAGGTTCCCTTCCCACCCCTTGAGGACGAATCCGGTAAGGGGATAATAGCCAAGTTCAAGAGGATCTTCAGAGGTTGAGGAGGCGGTGCCATGGGACTGCTTAACAGGCTCTTCGGGGGCAGCTCTAACTCCGGCGTCACTGCCAAGGAGCGGCTGCAGCTGGTTCTCATCCACGACAGGAGCGATATCTCCCAGGAGATGATGGAGAACTTAAGGCGGGATCTGATATCGGTTATAAGCAAGTACATGGAGATCGACGAGAACAAGATAGAGCTGGAGCTGGAGAAGGAGGACCGCTCCGTGGCGCTGGTGGCCAGCATCCCGGTGGTAAACGTGAGGCGCTGCGGGAGGACGAGAAACGGCAAATGCTGAGCGGTTCCCGTTGGGATGAGATACGGAAGGGGATGGACCTCCCCCTTTGGTTCATCATGTTGGCCCTCTTCGGGTTCGGCATAGTAGCCCTGTTCAGCGCCTCCCTGGGGGTGAGGAAGGCCAATTACGGTTTCCCGCTCAAGCAGCTGTTATGGGGGCTTATGGGAGTGGCGGCTTACTTCGGTGTGGTGACCCTGGGCTACAAGAAGATCATGGAGGAGTCCCATAGGATATATGGGGCCACGCTGTTGCTGCTCCTGTTGGTCTTGTTGATGGGACACACCGCCAAGGGTGCTCAAAGCTGGTTCTCCCTGGGTCCCGTAAGGATCCAGCCGTCGGAGTTCGGCAAGATAGGGTTGGCGCTTTTCATGTCAAGGCACCTATGCAGGTTTCCCCCGGAGGACCTAAAGTCACTGGGGTTGGCCCTGGGGTTTTCGGGCATATCCATGGTCCTGCTCTTGTTGCAGCCTGACCTGGGGAGTTCCCTTGTCTACTGTGCGATGATAGGGGCCGGTCTATGGGTGGCGGGCATCAAGCCCAAGTACATGGCATCCCTTACGGCGGCGGGGCTGTCCATGCTCCCCCTGGCGTGGAGCTTCCTCAAGCCTTATCAAAAGATGCGGCTTATGGTCTTCATAGATCCCAAGGTGGACCCCCTGGGGGCGGGTTACAACGTGATCCAGTCCAGGATAGCGGTGGGGTCCGGAGGCATATGGGGGAAGGGATTCCTCGAGGGTACCCAGGGAAGGCTGCACTTCCTCCCCGAGGCTCACACGGATTTCATCTTCAGCGTGTTCGCAGAGGAGTTCGGCTTTTTGGGAGGGCTTTTGGTGATCCTCCTCTTCGCTGCCCTTATATGGAGGATATTCTGCGTGGCCATGGCCGCCAAGGACCTAAGGGGCAAGGTCATGTGTTCCATGGTGGCCGCCTGGATATTCTTCCAGACCTTTGAGAGCGTGGCCATGAGCATGGGGCTTGCGCCGGTGACGGGACTTCCCCTGCCGTTCTTCAGCTATGGCGGTAGTTCCCTCTTGGCGGAGTTTATAGCCCTGGGGCTCGTGCAGAGCGTGGCGGTTCAGACCAGCCTGGAGCGTTTTGACTGAGTTCCGTCCCTGGGGCGTGGAGTAGATTCGGACTTGCCGGTACTTCCCCGGTGAGGTCCTTTTGCGGCCGTCCGGGGGCTGGATGGGATGTTTGATGATAAAGTTGATGAACGAGAAAAAACTAGAAAAACCGAGAAAAACTGTCCCCTGCGGGGATTTGGAGGAATTTATACATGCGTTTTGCTGATACCGAGGATAGCCGATGGCCCCTTTGGGCATCGGTGAAGCGTCCCGCCAGGTATGTGGGTGGGGAGTACGGGCTCATCCCGCCTAAGAGTGGGGATGGGATAGTGCGCATATGTTTGGCCTTCCCGGACGTATACGAGGTAGGAATGAGTTACCTTGGGTTCCAGATCTTCTACGGTCTCCTGAAGGAGCTGCCGAAGTCCGACGTGGAGAGGGCTTACTGTCCCTGGGTGGACATGGAGCGTGCCATGAGGGAGCGCGGGGAGGTGTTGGGCTCCCTTGACACCGGCCGTCCCCTGAGGGACTTCCATGCGGTGGCCTTCACCCTCCAGTATGAGCTTTCGTACACCAACGTGCTCACCATGTTGGACCTTGGGGGTATACCCTTGAGGAGCGCCGATAGGTCCGACGGGGACCCGCTGATCCTGGCCGGAGGCCCCGGGGCCTTCGTGGCTGAGCCCCTGGCGGACCACGTGGACGCGTTCTTCGTGGGCGACGGGGAGGTGCTGTGGCCCAGGGCCGTGGAGGTTTTGAGCGCCACCATGGGGATGTCCCGGGGTGAGCGCCTCAGGGCCCTTGCCTCCATAGAGGGGGTTTACGTACCCTCCTTTTGGGACGGTTCCGTGATAAAGCGGCAGGTGCTCTTAGACCTGGACGGGGGTTTTTATCCCCGGAGGATGATAGTTCCATCGTGCGGCATAGTTCACGATCGGGTGGCCGTGCAGGTCTTTCGGGGGTGTACCAGGGGCTGCAGGTTCTGCCAGGCGGGTATGATAGATCGTCCCGTGAGGGAACGCAGCGGGGACTCCATAGTTGAGCAGGTGAGAGAGCTCTTGGAATTCACCGGTTGGGAGGAGGTGGGGTTCCTATCCCTTGCCACCTGTGACTGGAGCCATCTCGGCGAAGTGATGGAGAAGCTCCAGCCCCTGCTGAACCAGCGGGGGGTAAAGCTAAGCCTGCCGAGCCTTAGGATGGACGCGTTCTCCGTGGCCCTGGCGGCGTCGTTGGATACCATGAGAAAGGGCGGGCTTACGTTCGCCCCCGAGGCGGGGACCCAGCGTCTCAGGGACGTGATAAACAAGGGGGTTACCGACGAGGACATCGACGCCGCTGTAAGGGCCGCCTTTGAGCACCGCTGGGACCGGGTTAAGCTTTACTTCATGATGGGGCTTCCCACGGAGACGGAGGAGGACCTCCGGGGGATATGGGAGGTATGCCGGCGGGTACTCAAGATCGGGAGGTCCATGGTAAAGAGGCCGGAGGTCACGGTTTCCTTGTCCGGCTTCGTGCCCAAGGCTCACACTCCCTTCCAGTGGGAGGGGCAGATATCCATGGAGGAGCTGAGGGATCGGGGAAGGTTCGTGAAGGGGCTCATGTCCAAGGAGCGGGCGGTCAAGCTCTCCTACCATGAGCCGGGCCAGACGTTCCTTGAGGGGGTGTTCTCCAGGGGTGACAGGGCTCTGGGGGCGGTCTTGGAGGAGGCTTGGCGGAGGGGGGCTAGGTTTGACGGTTGGACCGAGACGTTCAACCTGGACCTTTGGTTCGAGGCATTTCATGCGTCTGGAGTGGACCCCTATAGATATACCGCCCCAAGGCGGTTGGAGGACCCCTTGCCCTGGGATCACATATACCCCGGGGTGAGCAAGGACTTCCTTCTCTCCGAGAGGGAGAGGGCCTTGGGGGCTGTGGTGACGCCGGACTGCAGGCATGGGACCTGCAACTGCTGTGGTTTCCCCCCTGCTTCCTGTCCTGTGCTTCTGAGGAACGGAGGGTTGTCCCATGGGAACTGATTTCGTCCGGGTGCGCTTCGGTTACTCCAAGCGAAGGGGGGCCTGCTTCATCCCCCATCAGGAGCTTCCAACCCTGTTCGGACGGGGGATGCGCCGGGCGGGTTTGACGCTGGAACTGACCCAGGGGTTCTCCCCTCATCCGAGGATAACGTTGGCGCCGCCGCTTCCGGTAGGGGTGATAGGCCTTTTCGAGCTTGGTGAGGTATGGGTTAGGAGGGACACCTTGGGATGTTTTGATCGGCTTAATCGGGTGCTCCCCGAGGGCTTTGCCGTTGAGGCGGCGGAGGTGGTGGAGGATGGCTGTCCTGCCCTCTCCAAGCTTTGCAACGCCGGGGAATACCTGCTTAGGCTGAAGAACGGGGGGCGGCATGTCTCATGAGGAGCTTGTGGAGGTTCTTAGCCGTTGGGACCAGTGGGACTCCGTTGGCAGGAACCCGGTCGCAGCCGGTTCCGGTGGGTACCTGGGGTTCATAATGCTGAATCCCGACCAGGTGGGGCCGTCGCTGATGGTCAAGTTCCTTATATCCTCCGGGGTGGTTTCCTCTTGGGCGGACCTTGAACTGGTGAGGGTCAGGCTGGGGCGTTTCGACTGTAACGATGGCTTTGTGGATCTCCTGTCCCGCCCTGCTAAGGGGGTGTTGGAGGTTTGAGGCGCGGTAAGACCATAGTGGCCAACACCCTGGAGAGCGAGGAGTCGAGGGTGGCGGTGCTAGATCCCTCCGGTCATCTCCTGGACATATACCTGGAGAGGATGTGGGAGAGGCAGCGGGCCGGGGAGATATACAAGGCCCGGGTGGATAACGTGCTGCCCGGGATGAACGCCGCCTTCCTCAACTTGGGGGACGGGCGCAACGGTTTCCTGTACCTGGCGGATTTGGGGCGTAAACCCAGCCCCGGTGAGGAGCTGGTGGTTCAGGTGGCGAAGACCGCTAGGAAGGGCAAGGGGGCCAGGGTGACCCCCAGGGTATCGCTCCCGGGCCGCTACGTGGTGCTGGTGCCGGACGGGAGGGACGTGGGGGTCTCCAAGCGGGTGGCTGATGAGGAGGAGAGGAAGAGGCTTAAGGAACTTGGCAGGCAGGTGCTTCCCGAGGGCTTCGGCATGATAGTGCGTACCGTGGCGGAGGGCTGCGGTCTTGATGAGATGCGTTGCGATGTGGAAGACCTGATGGGCCTTTGGGATGAGATAAGCTCCGCCGCTAGGCGTACCGCGGCTCCGTGCCTTCTTTACCGGGATGGTGGGCTCCTCGAGCGGGTTCTGCGGGACGAGCTTGATCGGGACGTGGCGGAGGTGGTCCTGGACAACCCGGAGGACCTGGAGACCGTGACGTCCATGTGTCTTAAGTTCTTCGGACCCTCTGGGGGGCCGGAGGTGACCTTGTACAGGGGGCGTGGATCGGTCTTTGAGGTCTACGGGGTGGAAAGGGAGCTTGAGCTGGCGCTGGACAAGAAGGTTTGGCTCAGCTCCGGTGCCTACCTGGTGATAGACCAGGCGGAGGCGCTGACCGTCATAGACGTTAACACCGGGAAGTACACCGGTGCCAAGGACCTGAGGCACACGGTTTTGAAGACGAACCTGGAGGCGGCGGAGGAGGTGGCCCGCCAGCTTAGGATAAGGGCCATAGGCGGCATAGTGGTGGTGGACTTCATAGACATGGACTCCGAGGAGGACCGAAAGATCCTCTTGGAGAGGCTTAAGGAGCTCTTCAAGGGGGACCGGCACAGGGCCAGGGTCTTCGGCATAACCCCCTTGGGGCTGGTGGAGCTGACCCGGAAGAGGAGCAGGAGCGATCTTCGAAGCGTCCTCACCAGGGGCTGTCCCATGTGCGGTAGCTCCGGGTTCGTGGAGAGGGAGGAGGCTTCCGCCATGAAGCTGAAGAGGGCCATCCGCAAGGCGGTGGGGTCCTCCTCGCCGGAGGCCATCCTGGTGGCCATGAACCCCCATGGGGCCAGGCACTGTCTGGAGTATCTGTCCTCTTGGGAGGAGGAGTTCCGGTGTCGCATATTCCTGAAGGAGGATCCTTCCCTTCAGTGGGGGAAGTTCAAGCTGGAGTACCAGGGGCAGCTGCGTCAGGTGGAGCATCGCTTGGTCCCGTCTTCTGGGGGGGCTTGGGTTGTACATAGGACGGATTGATCTTAAGGGGTTCAAGAGCTTCGGAGGTGTTCATCAGCTCCCCCTGGAGATGGGCATGGTGGCCATAGTAGGGCCCAACGGGAGCGGCAAGAGCAACATACTGGACGCCATAAAGTGGACCCTTGGTGAGGGGGCCCCGTCTAAGCTTCGGATAAGCAAGCAGAGCGACCTGCTCTTTCAGGGATCCATGTCCATGCCCCCCGCTAGGGAGGCGGAGGTATCGATCCTCTTCAGGGATGGGGCGTCATCGACGATTTTTACCAGGAGGGTTCAGCAGGACGGCACCACGTTGGCGTTGGTGGATGGGCAGAGGAGGACCCTTCTGGAGCTGGAGGACGCCAAGCGGCGGATCAAGATGGAGGGGGACCGCTTCGCCTTCATAGGCCAAGGGGAGGTCTCCGAGGTCATTCAGCAGCGTCCCATGGCCAGGAGGATGCTCTTGGAGTCGCTGCTTGGCATAGACTTCTATCGCCGCCGCAGGAACGAATCCTCCGACAGGCTTAAGGGAGTTGCGGAGGACCTGGGGCGGCTCATGGCCTTTTACGGGGAGCTTTTGAACCGCCGGCGGGAGATATCCCGGGAGGTGGAGATGGCCCAGGAGGTGGAGCGCCTGAGGGCCCAGCTGGAGGAGCTTCAGCGGTGCCATTATTGGTGGAGGAGGTCCGGTTTGGAGGCGGAGATCCGGGAGATCTCGGACTTCCTGCGGTCTGCTCAGGAGGAAAGGGCCGTTAGGACCCGGTGGCTTAAGGTGTGGAGGTCTGCCCTGGCAGGGCTTGAGGCCTTTGGGGTTTCCTTGAAGGACCGGCGGGCGGAGTCCGAAGAGGCGTTGGAGCGTGCCCGCCGGGAGATGGAGGAGCTGAGGCGCCGGGGTTCGTCCCTTGGGGCGGTGCTCATGGAGTTGAGACGCTCTGGGGAGGAGTCGTCGTTGGAGCTCAAGACCCTGGAGGCCTCGAAGGCCCGCATGGAGGAGGAGCTTCGGGAAGCGGTGTCCCAGAGGGAAGAGTCATTGAGGGAGATGCTTTCCCTGAGGGAACAGGAATCGTCCTTGAGCCGCAAGGCGGAGGAGGTTGAAGAGCGCCTCAGGCTTGGCCGCGAGGCTGCACAGGCGGCGGTCAAGAGGTCGGAAGAGGCCAAGGCGGCCCTTGGGACCTGTCTTGCGTCCCTTAAGGCCCTTGGGGTTGAGCGTTTGAGGGGGCTTGAGGAGCTAAGGCTCGCGGAGGAGTCTGTTGAGGAGAGCAGAAGGTCCGTTGCGGAGGCCCAGGCGGCCTTTTCTGAGGCGGAGGGTCGGGCGGAGGAATCGGTGGGGAGCCACCGAAAGGCCCTCGGCGAGTGCCAGGCCCTGGCGGAGAAGGTCCAGGCGGCGAGGCGGGAGATCTCGAAGCTCCGGTCGTCCCTGGAGGACATGGAGGAGACCTTGGAGCTTGAGGTGTTTCCGAGGCCGGTTCAGCAGGTGGTATCCGCTGCCCGCCTTGGTAAGCTGGACGCCACGCCCCGGGTTCTGGCGGACGTGTTCCGCTGCCCGAAGGAGATATCTGGGGCCTTGGACGCGTTCCTGGGGGGGCGGCAGTTCTGGATCCTGGTCAGGGATATGGAGGAGTCCGGGCGCTGCATAGACTTCTTAAAGTCTAGGTCCCTTGGCAGGGCCACGTTCCTTCCCCTGGAGAGGTGCGTACCCAGGAGGCCGGACAGGAGTTTGGCGATGAGGGCCGGCGTGGTGGGTTTTGCCATTGATCTGATAGAGGTTGCAGAGGAGTACAGACCCGCCATGGAACACATCCTGGGGGATCTCCTTGTGGTGGAGGACTATCAGGTTGGGAAGGAGATCACCAGGACCTCCTTCAGGGGGCCCGTGGTAACCCTGGAGGGTGATGTGTTCCAGCCCACCGGGGCGGTTTCGGGGGGACGCAGCAAGTCCCAGCGGAGCGCGGTGGAGATGCGTCAGGCCATAGAGGCCGGGAGGACAAGGCTCAAGGAGCTTGAGGCGCGCTTGGGCGAGATGGAGGCTGCTTTGTCGGAGCTGGAGACCCGGGAGGCGGAGCTTGCTGACCTGGAGAAGAAGTGCCTTCAGGAGGTCTCTTTAAGGCGCAGGGAGCTGGAGGAAGCCCGCCTTGCCCTGAGCTCCCAGGAGGCTCGCCGGGACCGGCAGGCGGGGGTTTTGATGGATCTTGACAGGAGCCTTAAGGAGGCGGGTCGCAAGGTCCTGGAGCTTAGGGAGAGGTCCGTTCTGCCCCAGGGTCTTGAGGACCTCTCCAAGGTCGAGGAGGAGCTTAAGGCCGCCCTCGAATCTCACCGGCAGGTCTCTACGAAGCTTGCTCTGGCGGAGGAGCGGCATGCGGGGGCCTCCGCCCTGGCGGACCGGGTGAGGTCGGAGGTTGAGAGGCTGTCTTCCCGGCTGGATCATCTGAGGTGGTCTTACAAGGACCGGGAGGGTCGTATCGCCTCCGCGGTAGGGGAGCTTGGGGAGATCGGTGTTAGATGGATGGAGCTTAGGGGACAGCTGGTCAAGGCCCAGAGGGATTTGGAGTCCGCTTGGAGTGCCATGGAAGCCCTCAGCGCAAAGTACGATCGTTGCAGGGATAGGATGGCCCGGGCCATGGAGGCCCTTGGTAGGGTGGACATGGCGTTGGAGGAGCTGAGACGCCGGGAGGCATCCTGTGCCAAGGAGCTGGAGGACCTAATGACGACCTGGGAGGAGGTCTACCCTTATCCTGGTGTGTACGAGGGGCCTCCGGGAGATGGGTTGAGGGGTAAGATCCGGGAGCTGGAGAGGGCCATAAGGGAGATGGGGCCCGTGGACATGGGGGTCCTTTCGGAGTCCCGGTCGCTTGACGAGCGGTTGGAGTTCTTAAAGGGGCAGATAGACGATTCCCGAAGGGCCATGGCTGATCTTGAGCGGGTCATTGCGGAGGCGGATCAGAGGGCCCAGACGGTTTTCATGAGGTCCCTTAAGGACATAGACGACCGGTTTGATTCCCTGTTCAAGCGGCTGTTCGGCGGAGGGGAGGCTCATCTGGAGGTGATGGACTCCGGGGGGCTTTGGGACTCCGGGGTTGAGATAACCGCGAGGCCCCCGGGCAAGAGGCCCCAGGGGATAGCCCAGCTTTCCGGTGGGGAGCAGTCGTTGACGGCGGTGGCGCTGCTGTTCTCGTCCCTTGAGGTGGCGGGCTGTCCCATAGCGGTGCTGGACGAGGTGGACGCCGCGTTGGATGAGGTTAACCTAAGGCGTTTTGCGGACCTTGCGGCGGAGAGCTCTGCGGAGAGGCAGATACTGGTCATGACCCACAGACGGATAACCATGGAGAGGGCGGGGCTCCTGTACGGGGTGACATTGAGGGAGCCCGGGCTTTCCCAGGTTGTGGGGGTTAAGCTGGAGGAATGGGATTGAGGAGCACACTTGACGACCTTCTTTGGGGCAACCTAAGGGCGGAGCAGCCCGCGGAGGGGTTTGGCCCCAGGGTTACGGTGGATACGGTTCTGCTCGGGGCCTACGTTAAGGTTCGAGGCGGTTCCCGGGTGCTGGAGCTGGGCTGTGCCCATGGGATCCTGTCGCTGATGTTGGTTAAGCGGGCGTTGGCGGCGGGCAGGCATATCCAGGTGGTGGGGATTGACATCCAGAGGGACCTGGTGGATATGGCGCTTAGGAACCGGGATCGCCACGGCCTTGGGGACTACGCCCGGTTCTACAGCATGGACATGAGGGACGTAGCCGGGGATTGGGAGGAGGCACCGTTTGACGCGGTGGTGGTGAACCCTCCCTACGAGGATCCCAACAGGAGCAGGCCGAGTCCCAGGGGCCCGGTGGCCCTGGCGGTCCACGGGGTCATGTGCAGCCTGGAGGACGTGTTCAGGGCCGCGTCCAGGGTGCTAAAACCCAAGGGCAGGTTCTTCATGGTGATGAGGGCCCACAGGATGGCGGAGGCCCTTTGTGGCATGAGGGACTTTAAGCTGGAGCCGAAGCGCCTGACCGCGGTGCATCCCAAGCCAGAAAGGGCCGCTTCGGTTTTCCTGGCGGAGGCGGTCAAGTGTGCTAAGCCGGGGATGGTGGTAGAGAGTCCCCTTTTCATCTATGGATCCCACGGGGAGTACACGGAGAGGCTTCTTAAGGCCTACCGCGAGGAGGGACTTTGATGCCCCTTGTCTTGGTGCCCACCCCCATAGGCAATCTCCAGGACATAACCTTAAGGGCCCTTGAGGTCCTTAAGGGCTGCGACGTGGTGGCCTGCGAGGACACCAGGAGGACCTTGAAGCTGCTTAACCACTATGGGATAAAGAAGCCCCTGATGAGCCTTCATGAGCACAACGAGGTAATGAGACTTGGGCGGATGAGGGAGATGC encodes the following:
- the smc gene encoding chromosome segregation protein SMC, translating into MYIGRIDLKGFKSFGGVHQLPLEMGMVAIVGPNGSGKSNILDAIKWTLGEGAPSKLRISKQSDLLFQGSMSMPPAREAEVSILFRDGASSTIFTRRVQQDGTTLALVDGQRRTLLELEDAKRRIKMEGDRFAFIGQGEVSEVIQQRPMARRMLLESLLGIDFYRRRRNESSDRLKGVAEDLGRLMAFYGELLNRRREISREVEMAQEVERLRAQLEELQRCHYWWRRSGLEAEIREISDFLRSAQEERAVRTRWLKVWRSALAGLEAFGVSLKDRRAESEEALERARREMEELRRRGSSLGAVLMELRRSGEESSLELKTLEASKARMEEELREAVSQREESLREMLSLREQESSLSRKAEEVEERLRLGREAAQAAVKRSEEAKAALGTCLASLKALGVERLRGLEELRLAEESVEESRRSVAEAQAAFSEAEGRAEESVGSHRKALGECQALAEKVQAARREISKLRSSLEDMEETLELEVFPRPVQQVVSAARLGKLDATPRVLADVFRCPKEISGALDAFLGGRQFWILVRDMEESGRCIDFLKSRSLGRATFLPLERCVPRRPDRSLAMRAGVVGFAIDLIEVAEEYRPAMEHILGDLLVVEDYQVGKEITRTSFRGPVVTLEGDVFQPTGAVSGGRSKSQRSAVEMRQAIEAGRTRLKELEARLGEMEAALSELETREAELADLEKKCLQEVSLRRRELEEARLALSSQEARRDRQAGVLMDLDRSLKEAGRKVLELRERSVLPQGLEDLSKVEEELKAALESHRQVSTKLALAEERHAGASALADRVRSEVERLSSRLDHLRWSYKDREGRIASAVGELGEIGVRWMELRGQLVKAQRDLESAWSAMEALSAKYDRCRDRMARAMEALGRVDMALEELRRREASCAKELEDLMTTWEEVYPYPGVYEGPPGDGLRGKIRELERAIREMGPVDMGVLSESRSLDERLEFLKGQIDDSRRAMADLERVIAEADQRAQTVFMRSLKDIDDRFDSLFKRLFGGGEAHLEVMDSGGLWDSGVEITARPPGKRPQGIAQLSGGEQSLTAVALLFSSLEVAGCPIAVLDEVDAALDEVNLRRFADLAAESSAERQILVMTHRRITMERAGLLYGVTLREPGLSQVVGVKLEEWD
- a CDS encoding tRNA1(Val) (adenine(37)-N6)-methyltransferase, whose translation is MGLRSTLDDLLWGNLRAEQPAEGFGPRVTVDTVLLGAYVKVRGGSRVLELGCAHGILSLMLVKRALAAGRHIQVVGIDIQRDLVDMALRNRDRHGLGDYARFYSMDMRDVAGDWEEAPFDAVVVNPPYEDPNRSRPSPRGPVALAVHGVMCSLEDVFRAASRVLKPKGRFFMVMRAHRMAEALCGMRDFKLEPKRLTAVHPKPERAASVFLAEAVKCAKPGMVVESPLFIYGSHGEYTERLLKAYREEGL